Part of the Bacillus solimangrovi genome, TTTTTTAAAGAATGATCAATTAAAACAAACTGTGCTGAATTTTGTATATTCATAATCTGGTCGATCGTTTTTTTAACCCGCTGATTCCATCCAATAATAATGACATGTTTTTCTCCTCGAAAGGTTGCAGCCCCCTCATTGTAAGAATTGAGAAAGTTGACTGTGGAGGCTGATATCGTTGCCATGTAGAAAGTTACGAACGCACCTCCAGATAAGATTAAGAGCATCGCAATCGTTTTACCTATTGTTGAGTCTGGAATATAATCTCCATAACCTACTGTAGAGGCCGTAATCACAACCCACCAAATTCCTTCGAATATCGAAGGGAAAACTTCTGGTTCTAACAGATGAATTCCATAACCGAATAAACATATAAGAATAATCATGATTCCGAATAATCGAATTAAATTAAACCTTTGTAAAACATTACTGATGCGATCATTTTCCATCTTTGTTCCTCCACTATATATTCGTCCTCATACAGTATGGACAGGAATGAGGGAGGATATAAGGAAAGAAAAAACAACCTACATGTAAGTAGGTTGTTTAGTTAGGTGAATGTAAGCTAGTTAAATCATAAATTAAAGTGGTTTGATTATTCTCCCACATAATCTTACGGATAATTGCCTGTCCAGACGCTTCTCCTGCTTCTGATTTGCGCACCTCTAATTGCACATCAATTGGATATAAGCGATAGCCTTCCTTAGTCAACTCGAACGTATTTGCTTCAACTCGTTTAGCATTTCCATTTGTTACAATCATTGTGATTAATTCTAGTGGCATCCCCATCTTTATTCATCCTTTCTAAGTATTGCTATAATTATTATACATTTAAATTGTTTAATGGCACAGAGTATGCTGTAACGAAACATTTATTCGTGCTTATATTCTTTGTATTCTAGTGTATGTATGATACAAAAAAGTATTAATGGGTTTATTTAAGCATATAAAGGAAATTTTAACTGAATTTTCGTATATAATTTTATGTGAAGAATCATGGATTAACATGAATCAAAAGCAGTA contains:
- a CDS encoding DUF2584 domain-containing protein → MGMPLELITMIVTNGNAKRVEANTFELTKEGYRLYPIDVQLEVRKSEAGEASGQAIIRKIMWENNQTTLIYDLTSLHSPN